In Musa acuminata AAA Group cultivar baxijiao chromosome BXJ2-8, Cavendish_Baxijiao_AAA, whole genome shotgun sequence, one genomic interval encodes:
- the LOC103996338 gene encoding NAC domain-containing protein 92: protein MEEGKEEDRLPPGFRFHPTDEELIAHYLTNKMTEPNFGARAIAEVDINKCEPWDLPGRAKMGEKEWYFFTLRDRKYPTGVRTNRATEAGYWKTTGKDKEIFSGSSSTSELVGLKKTLVFYKGRAPRGEKTNWVMHEYRIHSKSPFRGNNKDEWVVCRVFMKSSGGKRYPSHQPRATTNTMMHSLIQNDLFHLGAARSYLSNAELMELSRFARGGHGANLPIQPQLNFHGGGFPLAGLNLNLVAPTPAPQGVAELPSSVVANGVMGGADGGFGTDVSSMITGLHNVDSCVELIDEGYWPSY from the exons ATGGAAGAAGGCAAAGAGGAAGATCGACTGCCGCCGGGGTTCAGGTTCCATCCCACTGACGAGGAGCTCATCGCACACTACCTCACCAACAAGATGACTGAGCCAAACTTCGGTGCGAGAGCAATCGCGGAGGTGGACATCAACAAGTGCGAGCCTTGGGATCTCCCAG GGAGAGCGAAGATGGGAGAAAAGGAGTGGTACTTCTTCACCTTGCGCGACCGCAAGTACCCGACCGGCGTCCGTACCAATCGAGCCACGGAAGCCGGGTACTGGAAGACCACTGGGAAGGACAAGGAGATCtttagcggcagcagcagcacgtCGGAGCTGGTGGGACTGAAGAAGACGCTGGTGTTCTACAAAGGGCGAGCTCCGAGAGGGGAGAAGACCAACTGGGTCATGCACGAATACCGCATCCACTCCAAATCTCCCTTCAGGGGCAACAACAAG GATGAATGGGTCGTCTGCCGTGTGTTCATGAAGAGCTCCGGTGGAAAGAGGTACCCGTCTCACCAGCCGCGAGCCACCACCAACACCATGATGCATTCCTTGATCCAGAACGACCTTTTCCACCTCGGTGCAGCTCGGAGCTACCTGTCCAACGCGGAGCTTATGGAACTCTCGAGGTTCGCCAGAGGCGGCCATGGAGCAAACCTGCCGATCCAGCCGCAGCTCAACTTCCATGGAGGCGGCTTCCCTCTTGCAGGTCTAAACCTAAACCTGGTAGCCCCAACACCGGCGCCGCAGGGGGTGGCTGAGCTGCCTTCGTCGGTGGTGGCCAACGGTGTTATGGGAGGAGCGGATGGAGGATTTGGCACTGACGTGAGCTCCATGATCACTGGGCTACACAATGTGGATTCCTGTGTGGAGCTAATCGATGAGGGCTACTGGCCTTCTTACTAA